A region from the Halosolutus gelatinilyticus genome encodes:
- a CDS encoding nuclear transport factor 2 family protein encodes MSTSTTREDVLDHHLDAFENQDLEAVMEDYTDDSTVVTNMGTFRGLDEIEGLFATLFEEFDHPDASIAMEQQLVEDEFGYIVWRAESGENVYEFATDTFHIPEDTIEFQTFAGKVAPKE; translated from the coding sequence ATGTCCACGAGCACGACGAGAGAAGACGTACTGGATCACCACCTCGACGCCTTCGAGAACCAGGATCTCGAGGCGGTCATGGAGGACTACACGGACGACTCGACGGTCGTCACCAACATGGGAACGTTCCGCGGGCTGGACGAGATCGAGGGGCTGTTCGCGACCCTGTTCGAGGAGTTCGACCACCCCGACGCGTCGATCGCGATGGAGCAACAGCTCGTCGAGGACGAGTTCGGCTACATCGTCTGGCGCGCCGAATCGGGCGAGAACGTCTACGAGTTCGCGACCGACACGTTCCACATCCCCGAGGACACGATCGAGTTCCAGACGTTCGCGGGGAAGGTCGCGCCGAAGGAGTGA
- the ilvA gene encoding threonine ammonia-lyase has translation MNRKRSTIEFDDVEVARERLDDESVVKHTPVERSTSLDDLTDGEVHLKMEHLQWTGSFKPRGAYNKIAQCADETDRVVAASAGNHAQGVALAATKLGVDSTIVMPKGAPQAKVDATRGYGADVELVGSDFREAMRHARSLVDDETTFVHAYDDPAIVAGQGTLGIEMYEDLPDVDTIVVPIGGGGLISGIATAFAELSPETRVVGVQAAGAATVPDSLQKGDPVALESVKTIADGIATGGISELTLSHIQAHVDEVVTVTDGEIARAILLLLERAKQVVEGAGAASVAAIISEELDVAGETVMPLLCGGNLDMTMLQTVLVHALTDREQLLRLRVRIDDRPGKMEEISGVIAEHNANIQTIRHDRSAPELDVGEAHLVFQIETSGASQARAIIRSIRGHGYEVRHVNA, from the coding sequence ATGAACCGGAAGCGCAGTACCATCGAGTTCGATGACGTCGAGGTCGCGCGGGAGCGACTCGACGATGAGTCGGTCGTCAAGCACACGCCGGTCGAGCGGAGCACGTCGCTCGACGACCTGACCGACGGCGAGGTCCACCTCAAGATGGAGCACCTGCAGTGGACCGGCTCGTTCAAACCGCGCGGCGCCTACAACAAGATCGCCCAGTGCGCCGACGAGACGGATCGGGTGGTCGCGGCCAGCGCGGGCAACCACGCCCAGGGCGTCGCGCTCGCGGCGACGAAACTCGGTGTCGACTCCACCATCGTGATGCCGAAGGGAGCGCCGCAGGCGAAGGTCGACGCGACCCGGGGCTACGGCGCCGACGTCGAACTCGTCGGGAGCGACTTTCGGGAGGCGATGCGCCACGCCCGCAGCCTCGTCGACGACGAGACGACGTTCGTCCACGCCTACGACGACCCCGCCATCGTCGCCGGGCAGGGTACCCTCGGGATCGAGATGTACGAGGACCTGCCCGACGTCGACACGATCGTCGTCCCGATCGGCGGCGGCGGCCTCATCTCCGGGATCGCGACCGCGTTCGCCGAACTGTCGCCGGAGACGCGCGTCGTCGGCGTCCAGGCGGCCGGGGCGGCGACCGTTCCCGATAGCCTTCAGAAGGGCGATCCGGTCGCCCTCGAGTCGGTGAAGACGATCGCCGACGGCATCGCGACGGGCGGCATCTCGGAGCTGACGCTCTCGCACATCCAGGCGCACGTCGACGAGGTGGTGACGGTCACCGACGGCGAGATCGCCCGGGCGATCCTCCTCCTGCTCGAGCGGGCGAAGCAGGTCGTCGAGGGCGCCGGTGCGGCCTCGGTCGCCGCGATCATCAGCGAGGAACTGGACGTGGCGGGCGAGACGGTGATGCCGCTGCTCTGCGGCGGCAACCTCGACATGACGATGCTCCAGACGGTGCTCGTCCACGCGCTGACCGATCGGGAACAGCTGTTGCGGTTGCGCGTTCGCATCGACGACCGGCCCGGAAAGATGGAGGAGATCTCGGGGGTCATCGCCGAGCACAACGCCAACATCCAGACCATCCGCCACGATCGATCGGCCCCGGAACTCGACGTCGGGGAGGCGCACCTCGTCTTCCAGATCGAGACCAGCGGCGCGAGCCAGGCTCGCGCGATCATTCGGTCGATCCGCGGCCACGGGTACGAGGTCAGACACGTCAACGCGTGA
- the solA gene encoding N-methyl-L-tryptophan oxidase — protein sequence MSTDSERYDAVVVGVGGMGSATTYHLAARGIDVLGLERYDVPHTKGSSHGITRIIRRAYYEHPSYIPLIERAYDLWKDLAIETGREVIHRTGSIDAGPEGNVVFEGSRRSCEEYDIPHEVLASEEVTQRFPGYRLPDGHMAVYQPDGGFVVPEQSIVGHAEAAQAAGAEVRARERVVDWKPTPDEGVRVETDRGSYEADALVLAAGAWNYKLADALDGLAVPERQVLGWFQPDRPSTFAPENFPVWNLKVEEGRFYGLPIYDVPGMKLGKYHHRDERVDPDAYETEPTIEDERVLREVTRRYFPDANGPTMRLATCMFTNSPDEHFILDTLPDHPQVAVGAGFSGHGFKFASVIGEILADLAIDGETDHPIEMFRLDRFDE from the coding sequence ATGAGCACGGACTCCGAACGGTACGACGCCGTCGTCGTCGGCGTCGGCGGGATGGGAAGCGCGACGACGTACCACCTGGCCGCGCGCGGAATCGACGTCCTGGGCCTCGAACGGTACGACGTTCCGCACACGAAGGGATCCTCGCACGGCATCACGCGGATCATCCGCCGAGCCTACTACGAGCACCCCTCGTACATTCCCCTCATCGAGCGGGCGTACGACCTCTGGAAGGATCTCGCGATCGAAACGGGACGCGAGGTGATCCACCGGACGGGGTCGATCGACGCCGGACCCGAGGGCAACGTCGTCTTCGAGGGCTCGCGCCGCTCCTGCGAGGAGTACGACATCCCCCACGAGGTGCTCGCGAGCGAGGAGGTCACCCAGCGGTTCCCGGGCTATCGACTCCCCGACGGCCACATGGCGGTGTACCAGCCCGACGGCGGGTTCGTCGTCCCCGAGCAGTCGATCGTCGGTCACGCCGAGGCGGCGCAAGCCGCCGGCGCGGAGGTGCGCGCCCGCGAGCGCGTCGTCGACTGGAAGCCGACGCCCGACGAGGGCGTCCGCGTCGAAACCGATCGCGGCAGCTACGAGGCCGACGCGCTCGTGCTCGCCGCGGGCGCGTGGAACTACAAGCTCGCCGATGCGCTCGACGGCCTCGCGGTTCCAGAGCGGCAGGTACTTGGCTGGTTCCAGCCCGATCGTCCGTCGACGTTCGCCCCCGAGAACTTCCCGGTCTGGAATCTGAAGGTCGAGGAGGGACGGTTCTACGGGCTGCCGATCTACGACGTTCCGGGGATGAAACTCGGGAAGTACCACCACCGGGACGAGCGGGTCGACCCGGACGCTTACGAGACGGAACCGACGATCGAGGACGAGCGCGTGCTCCGGGAAGTCACGCGGCGGTACTTCCCCGACGCGAACGGGCCGACGATGCGACTCGCCACCTGCATGTTCACGAACTCGCCGGACGAGCACTTCATCCTCGATACGCTGCCGGATCACCCGCAGGTGGCCGTCGGCGCCGGCTTTTCCGGCCACGGCTTCAAGTTCGCCAGCGTGATCGGCGAGATCCTCGCCGACCTCGCGATCGACGGCGAGACGGACCACCCGATCGAGATGTTCCGACTCGATCGGTTCGACGAGTAG
- a CDS encoding GcvT family protein, with product MSTGNAIPDTAGTVVVGAGCVGCSAAYHLTRLGREDVVVVDQGPLFETGGSTSHAPGLVFQTSGCKLMTRMASYTRELYEDLDGFRTCGGIEVAYTADRWDLLKRKREWGRSYGIEGGALLSPAEVADRVPQVDESVVRGGYYVPTDGKAHAVDASAAMAERARAVGAEFYGETTVTDLETNDGEIEAVVTDRGRIAADEVLVATNIWGPLFGEMVGVDIPLVPCAHQYLVSDELPELAGASREIEQPILRHQDRSLYFRQHGERYGIGSYNHEPLLVDPADIYGPEKLDDLGLEYPSLREFTAEHFYENTHPDHEQTASDAACELIPSLRDAEFESAINGMFCFTPDGMPILGPTEDIDGLWWALAIWVTQSGGAGNIVAHWMEDGVPRLDGDRVDATPAHLSRFQPHAGSREYTWGRGAQQYQEVYQLIHPREQPRDQRALRRSPFYDRQAELGAEFYDAGGWEVPQWYETNESLLEEYDVPDRPAWLDRNWSKAQGVEHHAVRDRVAMVDMTTYTGIEVTGDGAVGFLQGLLTNDVNVSPGRMRYAAMCNEDGGVLADVTIARFADDRFVLYTGGGNSATLHSRWIREHAPSDGSVSVTTHDSSLCGVGVFGPEARNVLAPLVEADLSNDAFPFYTARETYLESLPVTALRLSYAGELGWEIYTPTEYGARLWETIEDAGEAYGIVPMGWAALASTSLEKGFRLWGTDLTPEYDPYEAGIGFAVDLETEFLGKEALVEARDEGIDRKITPITLDEPGALVDAGHPVFDPDGDEALGYVARAEYGYTIDAGIAYAYLPADEAEAGREVELGYENDRYPATVRDEPLFDPDREKMLR from the coding sequence ATGAGCACAGGGAACGCGATTCCCGATACGGCAGGAACCGTCGTCGTCGGCGCCGGCTGCGTCGGCTGTAGCGCCGCCTACCACCTGACCCGACTCGGCCGGGAGGACGTCGTCGTCGTCGACCAGGGGCCGTTGTTCGAGACCGGCGGATCAACTTCGCACGCCCCGGGACTGGTGTTCCAGACGTCGGGCTGTAAGCTGATGACGCGGATGGCGTCGTACACGCGGGAGCTGTACGAGGACCTCGACGGGTTTCGGACGTGCGGCGGCATCGAGGTCGCGTACACCGCGGATCGCTGGGACCTCCTGAAGCGAAAGCGCGAGTGGGGACGGTCCTACGGCATCGAGGGTGGGGCCCTGCTCTCGCCCGCCGAAGTCGCCGACCGCGTCCCGCAGGTGGACGAGTCGGTCGTCCGAGGCGGCTACTACGTCCCGACCGACGGCAAGGCCCACGCGGTCGACGCCTCGGCGGCGATGGCCGAGCGCGCCCGGGCGGTGGGCGCCGAGTTCTACGGCGAGACGACCGTGACGGACCTCGAGACGAACGACGGCGAGATCGAGGCCGTCGTCACCGATCGCGGCCGGATCGCGGCCGACGAGGTGCTCGTCGCGACCAACATCTGGGGGCCGCTGTTCGGCGAGATGGTCGGCGTCGATATCCCGCTGGTTCCGTGCGCCCACCAGTACCTCGTCTCCGACGAACTGCCGGAACTCGCCGGCGCGAGCCGGGAGATCGAACAGCCGATCCTGCGCCACCAGGACCGGTCGCTGTACTTCCGTCAGCACGGCGAGCGGTACGGGATCGGCTCGTACAACCACGAGCCGCTGCTCGTCGATCCCGCGGATATCTACGGCCCGGAGAAACTCGACGACCTGGGCCTCGAGTACCCCTCGCTGCGGGAGTTCACGGCCGAGCACTTCTACGAGAACACCCACCCCGATCACGAGCAGACGGCCTCCGACGCGGCCTGCGAACTCATCCCGTCGCTGCGGGACGCCGAGTTCGAGTCGGCGATCAACGGCATGTTCTGTTTCACCCCGGACGGAATGCCGATCCTGGGGCCGACGGAGGACATCGACGGCCTCTGGTGGGCGCTGGCGATCTGGGTCACCCAGTCCGGCGGCGCGGGGAACATCGTCGCCCACTGGATGGAAGACGGCGTCCCGCGGCTCGACGGCGATCGCGTCGACGCGACGCCGGCCCACCTGTCGCGGTTTCAGCCCCACGCCGGATCGCGCGAGTACACCTGGGGTCGCGGCGCACAGCAGTATCAGGAGGTCTACCAGCTGATCCACCCGCGCGAGCAGCCGCGGGACCAGCGGGCGCTCAGGCGGAGCCCGTTCTACGATCGCCAGGCGGAACTCGGCGCGGAGTTCTACGACGCGGGCGGTTGGGAGGTCCCCCAGTGGTACGAAACGAATGAGTCGCTGCTGGAGGAGTACGACGTACCCGATCGGCCGGCGTGGCTCGATCGGAACTGGTCGAAGGCCCAGGGCGTCGAACACCACGCGGTCCGCGATCGCGTGGCGATGGTCGACATGACCACCTACACCGGGATCGAGGTGACGGGCGACGGCGCAGTCGGGTTCCTCCAGGGGCTCCTGACCAACGACGTCAATGTCTCGCCGGGACGGATGCGCTATGCGGCGATGTGCAACGAGGACGGCGGCGTCCTCGCGGACGTGACGATCGCCCGGTTCGCGGACGATCGGTTCGTGCTCTACACGGGTGGCGGCAACTCCGCGACGCTGCACTCGCGGTGGATCCGCGAGCACGCGCCGAGCGACGGCTCCGTCTCGGTGACGACGCACGACTCGAGTCTCTGCGGCGTGGGCGTCTTCGGCCCCGAGGCACGGAACGTGTTGGCGCCGCTGGTCGAAGCCGACCTCTCGAACGACGCGTTCCCGTTCTACACGGCCCGAGAGACGTACCTCGAGAGCCTGCCGGTGACCGCACTCCGCCTCTCGTACGCGGGCGAACTCGGGTGGGAGATCTACACCCCGACGGAGTACGGCGCGCGCCTCTGGGAGACGATCGAGGACGCCGGCGAGGCGTACGGGATCGTCCCGATGGGGTGGGCGGCCCTCGCCTCGACGAGCCTGGAGAAGGGGTTCCGGCTGTGGGGGACCGATCTCACGCCGGAGTACGACCCCTACGAGGCGGGCATCGGCTTCGCCGTCGACCTCGAGACGGAGTTCCTCGGCAAGGAGGCGCTGGTTGAGGCCCGCGACGAGGGGATCGATCGGAAGATCACCCCGATCACGCTCGACGAACCCGGCGCCCTCGTCGACGCCGGCCACCCGGTGTTCGATCCCGACGGCGACGAGGCGCTCGGGTACGTGGCCCGCGCGGAGTACGGCTACACGATCGACGCGGGGATCGCGTACGCCTACCTGCCGGCCGACGAGGCCGAGGCCGGCCGCGAGGTCGAACTGGGCTACGAGAACGATCGGTACCCCGCGACGGTCCGGGACGAGCCGCTGTTCGATCCCGATCGGGAGAAGATGCTCCGCTGA
- a CDS encoding GNAT family N-acetyltransferase yields the protein MHVRTATIDDVLDVRRILDAAMLEPGDVEARIAEGNVLVAGDRRGGSTDDETAIGDGGGDEDDERILGAVVLEPRERGSHVSAIGVRRRQRGRGIGRLLMERALEREAQLTAHFDDGVRPFYERLGFSIEPIDDRRHRGVKQRDGGA from the coding sequence ATGCACGTCCGCACCGCGACGATCGACGACGTCCTCGACGTGCGGCGCATCCTCGACGCCGCGATGCTCGAACCGGGCGACGTCGAGGCCCGGATCGCGGAGGGGAACGTCCTCGTCGCCGGCGATCGACGCGGCGGGTCGACCGACGACGAGACGGCGATCGGGGACGGCGGCGGAGACGAAGATGACGAACGGATCCTCGGCGCCGTCGTCCTCGAACCGCGCGAACGGGGCAGCCACGTCTCGGCGATCGGCGTCCGCCGTCGACAGCGCGGCCGCGGTATCGGCCGGCTGTTGATGGAGCGGGCGCTCGAACGAGAGGCGCAGCTCACGGCCCACTTCGACGACGGCGTGCGGCCGTTCTACGAGCGGCTGGGATTCTCGATCGAACCGATCGACGATCGGCGCCACCGAGGCGTCAAGCAACGGGACGGCGGCGCGTGA
- a CDS encoding aromatic ring-hydroxylating oxygenase subunit alpha, giving the protein MTRWNNGLDEVERVSPDITDETNALPAWYFTDPEVHELEKEAVFGRYWVYAGHANCIPETGDYFTRTIGDRELIVLRDHDGEIRAFYNVCAHRGSAIVEDTPMTDPGNARRIQCPYHLWTYDLDGDLASTPRSFEEARLNPDLDDEDVPELDAEDNSLMAVHTDRIGPFVFVNLDDDPMPLAEQAGELTDELEALPLEEYRLARRIVSEVECNWKVFAGNYSECDHCQANHQDWVKDLELLESELEVDDYHWTLHYKHKEDVDDEMRIHDEHEAQFHYFWPNFAVNMYGTADGYGTYLVDPIDEGRFQLVADYYFRESELSEEETQFVRTSRQLQEEDFELVERQQRGLNTGAIAQAQLGPNEHTVHRLHRLAQEAYDAYADETAEDRSHEGEASEA; this is encoded by the coding sequence ATGACCAGATGGAACAACGGTCTGGACGAGGTAGAGCGAGTCAGTCCCGACATCACCGACGAGACGAACGCGCTTCCGGCGTGGTACTTCACCGATCCGGAGGTCCACGAACTGGAGAAGGAGGCGGTGTTCGGTCGCTACTGGGTGTACGCGGGGCACGCGAACTGCATCCCGGAGACCGGCGACTACTTCACCCGGACGATCGGCGATCGGGAGCTCATCGTGCTCCGGGATCACGACGGCGAGATCCGGGCGTTCTACAACGTCTGCGCCCATCGCGGCTCCGCGATCGTCGAGGACACCCCGATGACCGATCCGGGCAACGCGCGGCGCATCCAGTGTCCGTACCACCTCTGGACCTACGACCTGGACGGCGATCTCGCGAGCACGCCCCGGAGCTTCGAGGAGGCGCGGCTGAACCCCGACCTCGACGACGAGGACGTCCCCGAGCTGGACGCCGAGGACAACTCGCTCATGGCGGTCCACACCGATCGAATCGGCCCGTTCGTCTTCGTGAACCTCGACGACGACCCGATGCCGCTGGCGGAACAGGCCGGGGAGCTGACGGACGAACTCGAGGCGCTCCCGCTCGAGGAGTACCGCCTCGCCCGCCGAATCGTCTCGGAGGTCGAGTGCAACTGGAAGGTCTTCGCCGGCAACTACTCCGAGTGCGACCACTGCCAGGCGAACCACCAGGACTGGGTCAAAGATCTGGAACTCCTCGAGTCCGAACTCGAGGTCGACGACTACCACTGGACCCTCCACTACAAGCACAAGGAGGACGTCGACGACGAGATGCGCATCCACGACGAGCACGAGGCGCAGTTTCACTACTTCTGGCCGAACTTCGCGGTCAACATGTACGGCACCGCCGACGGGTACGGAACCTACCTCGTCGATCCGATCGACGAAGGACGGTTTCAGCTGGTGGCCGACTACTACTTCCGGGAGTCGGAGCTGAGCGAGGAGGAGACGCAGTTCGTCCGAACGAGCAGGCAGCTCCAAGAGGAGGACTTCGAACTGGTCGAGCGCCAGCAGCGCGGGCTGAACACCGGTGCGATCGCGCAGGCGCAACTCGGGCCCAACGAACACACGGTTCACCGGCTCCACCGGCTCGCACAGGAGGCCTACGACGCGTACGCCGACGAGACCGCCGAGGACCGATCGCACGAGGGTGAGGCCTCGGAAGCGTAA
- a CDS encoding helix-turn-helix domain-containing protein → MSLIVIADIAHPDLALTPTIQGCPGVSIEVVPHSTTDPETGLFFFLVENADESFEDALGRDPTVAEWTPADDLDSTRIYRLQHTDEAILISPAVSELGGLLLKAESVDRGWTVRLHLPDREALATLWEYCEGRDISFDLHRVFRQDEWTNGRATDLTDEQRIALVSAYEEGYFEEPRETSLEELAERLDISPTAVGGRIRRGTGKLVETTLLEE, encoded by the coding sequence ATGAGCCTGATCGTCATCGCCGACATCGCGCATCCGGACCTCGCGCTGACGCCGACGATTCAGGGGTGTCCGGGCGTTTCCATCGAGGTCGTCCCGCATTCGACGACGGACCCCGAGACCGGCCTGTTCTTCTTTCTCGTCGAGAACGCCGACGAGTCGTTCGAAGACGCGCTCGGTCGCGATCCGACGGTCGCGGAGTGGACGCCCGCCGACGACCTCGATTCGACCCGCATCTACCGATTGCAACACACCGACGAGGCGATACTCATCTCGCCCGCGGTCAGCGAACTCGGCGGGTTGCTATTGAAAGCGGAGAGCGTCGATCGCGGCTGGACCGTTCGACTTCACCTCCCCGATCGAGAGGCGCTCGCCACGCTGTGGGAGTACTGCGAGGGGCGGGACATCTCGTTCGACTTGCATCGCGTGTTCCGCCAGGACGAGTGGACGAACGGGCGGGCGACGGATCTGACCGACGAACAGCGGATCGCCCTGGTCAGCGCCTACGAGGAGGGCTACTTCGAGGAACCGCGCGAAACCTCGCTCGAGGAACTCGCCGAGCGACTCGACATCTCGCCGACGGCCGTCGGCGGCCGCATCCGCCGCGGGACGGGCAAGCTCGTCGAGACGACGCTGCTCGAGGAGTAG
- the samp2 gene encoding ubiquitin-like small modifier protein SAMP2 encodes MQVTVDVKGEDTHEFDLDSLSAGEATPTYADLLREVDLSPHEVSVLVDGRPVPEDQPVESEHVTVLRLIKGG; translated from the coding sequence ATGCAGGTCACCGTCGACGTCAAGGGCGAGGACACCCACGAGTTCGATCTCGACTCCCTGAGCGCCGGCGAGGCGACGCCGACGTACGCGGACCTCCTCCGCGAAGTCGACCTCAGCCCGCACGAGGTGAGCGTCCTCGTCGACGGCCGCCCCGTCCCGGAGGACCAGCCGGTCGAGAGCGAGCACGTCACCGTGTTGCGGCTGATCAAAGGCGGCTGA
- the glyA gene encoding serine hydroxymethyltransferase yields the protein MSNHLTEVDPAVADAVDRERERQESTLGMIASENHVSEAVLAAQGTALTNKYAEGYPGARYYGGCEHVDEVERLAIERATELWGADHVNVQPHSGTQANMGVYFAAIEPGDTILSLDLTHGGHLSHGHHVNFSGQLYAVEQYEVDPETGYVDYDALAEQAREVDPDLVVSGSSAYPREFDWERIGAIADEVDAYHLADIAHVTGLVAAGVHASPVGHADFVTGSTHKTIRAGRGGIIMCEEAYADDVDSAVFPGSQGGPLLHNVAGKAVGFAEALTPDFEAYAERVVDNASALADVLRERGLSLVSDGTDKHLVLVDLRDSHPDLTGADAEAALSDVGIVVNKNTVPGETRSPFVTSGVRIGTPALTTRGFGPEEIETVGHLVADVIDAPDDGTTRDRASDAVDDLCESFPVYE from the coding sequence ATGTCAAATCACCTCACGGAGGTGGACCCGGCTGTCGCGGATGCCGTCGATCGAGAACGCGAGCGCCAGGAGTCGACCCTCGGGATGATCGCCTCGGAGAACCACGTCTCCGAAGCCGTCCTGGCGGCCCAGGGAACGGCGTTAACCAACAAGTACGCCGAGGGCTATCCCGGCGCGCGCTACTACGGCGGCTGCGAGCACGTCGACGAGGTCGAGCGACTCGCGATCGAGCGGGCGACGGAGCTCTGGGGCGCGGACCACGTCAACGTCCAACCGCACTCCGGAACGCAGGCCAACATGGGAGTCTACTTCGCCGCGATCGAACCGGGCGACACCATCCTCTCGCTCGATCTGACCCACGGCGGCCACCTCAGCCACGGCCACCACGTCAACTTCTCCGGGCAACTCTACGCGGTCGAACAGTACGAGGTCGATCCCGAGACGGGGTACGTCGACTACGACGCGCTCGCCGAGCAGGCCCGCGAGGTCGACCCCGACCTCGTCGTCAGCGGTTCCTCGGCCTACCCGCGCGAGTTCGACTGGGAGCGCATCGGTGCGATCGCCGACGAGGTCGACGCATACCACCTCGCTGACATCGCCCACGTTACGGGCCTCGTCGCCGCGGGCGTACACGCCAGTCCCGTCGGGCACGCCGATTTCGTCACCGGGAGCACCCACAAGACCATCCGGGCCGGCCGGGGCGGGATCATCATGTGCGAGGAGGCGTACGCGGACGACGTCGACAGCGCGGTGTTCCCCGGCAGCCAGGGCGGGCCGCTGTTGCACAACGTCGCCGGAAAGGCGGTCGGATTCGCGGAGGCGCTGACGCCCGACTTCGAGGCGTACGCCGAACGGGTCGTCGACAACGCGTCCGCGCTGGCCGACGTCCTGCGCGAGCGCGGGCTGTCGCTGGTCTCCGACGGGACCGACAAGCACCTCGTCCTCGTCGATCTCCGGGACTCGCACCCGGACCTCACCGGGGCCGACGCCGAAGCCGCGCTCTCCGACGTCGGGATCGTCGTCAACAAGAACACGGTTCCGGGGGAGACGCGATCGCCGTTCGTCACCAGCGGCGTCCGCATCGGGACGCCCGCGCTGACGACGCGCGGGTTCGGCCCCGAGGAGATCGAGACGGTCGGCCACCTCGTCGCCGACGTGATCGACGCTCCCGACGACGGCACGACGCGCGATCGGGCGTCCGACGCGGTCGACGACCTCTGCGAGTCGTTTCCGGTTTACGAGTAG
- a CDS encoding BCCT family transporter, producing MDDTRHNTLRTFTDELDTVVFGAGFAVAAVAVLAFVLRPATASKYMNRANKFLWTALGWWYLLAMFVLVVFVAFLIFGPWGNIKLGDDDEEPEFTFLAYFAMLYSAGIAAGIVFWGPAEAIFHYDAVSPFIGAESQSSSAAVGAIQYTFFHWGISAWTAYVVVALPIAYYAYRHDAPMRISTVLAPWIGIENLDGPIAKLVDVLAVFATIGGVATTLGLVGNQFLVGVEWMTGASVGDAGTVAVITGLTVAFTISVALGVRKGIRRLSYFNMGLFAVVTVATFVLGPTTYITSVGTEALGAYLNQFVTMSFYTGAAESVGGGVAEWVGNWTVFYWAWWFSWTPFVGLFIARISRGRTVRQVAVTGVVASTGVTIPWFATMGGTAIFLQETGRADILTVVGELGEAGSGYPLFEALPLGGVLTVLFLVLVTTFLVTSADSSTLALGMLTTGGAERPSTINRVIWGFLIGALASLLMVTGGVDALRAAAIITGGPFSVIALLAVASMGLAFGTERSLFLREEDGVEVPGTGDVVGVDSAPDDD from the coding sequence ATGGACGACACCAGACACAACACGCTACGAACCTTTACGGACGAACTCGACACCGTCGTCTTCGGCGCCGGGTTCGCCGTCGCGGCCGTCGCGGTACTCGCGTTCGTACTCAGACCGGCAACCGCGTCCAAATACATGAACAGGGCGAACAAATTCTTGTGGACGGCGCTCGGGTGGTGGTACCTGCTCGCCATGTTCGTCCTCGTCGTCTTCGTCGCGTTCCTCATCTTCGGCCCGTGGGGGAACATCAAACTCGGCGACGACGACGAGGAACCGGAGTTCACCTTCCTCGCGTACTTCGCGATGCTGTACTCGGCGGGAATCGCCGCCGGTATCGTGTTCTGGGGGCCGGCCGAGGCGATCTTCCACTACGACGCCGTCTCGCCGTTCATCGGTGCGGAATCGCAGTCGTCGTCGGCCGCCGTCGGAGCGATCCAGTACACGTTCTTCCACTGGGGTATCTCCGCGTGGACCGCCTACGTGGTCGTGGCGCTGCCGATCGCGTACTACGCCTACCGCCACGACGCGCCGATGCGCATCTCGACGGTTCTGGCCCCCTGGATCGGGATCGAGAACCTCGACGGGCCGATCGCGAAGCTCGTCGACGTGCTCGCGGTGTTCGCGACGATCGGCGGCGTCGCGACGACGCTGGGGCTGGTGGGCAACCAGTTCCTCGTCGGCGTCGAGTGGATGACCGGCGCGAGCGTCGGCGACGCGGGCACGGTGGCGGTGATCACCGGGCTCACCGTCGCCTTCACGATCTCGGTCGCGCTCGGCGTTCGAAAGGGGATCCGTCGGCTCTCGTACTTCAACATGGGGCTGTTCGCCGTGGTGACCGTCGCGACGTTCGTCCTCGGTCCGACGACGTACATCACGTCCGTCGGAACGGAGGCGCTCGGCGCCTACTTGAACCAGTTCGTCACGATGAGCTTCTACACCGGCGCCGCGGAGAGCGTCGGCGGCGGCGTCGCCGAGTGGGTCGGCAACTGGACGGTCTTCTACTGGGCGTGGTGGTTCTCCTGGACGCCGTTCGTCGGGCTGTTCATCGCCCGCATCTCGCGCGGCCGGACGGTGCGACAGGTCGCCGTCACGGGCGTCGTCGCCTCGACCGGCGTCACGATCCCGTGGTTCGCCACCATGGGCGGAACGGCGATCTTCCTGCAGGAGACCGGCCGGGCCGACATCCTCACCGTGGTCGGCGAACTCGGCGAGGCCGGGTCCGGCTACCCGCTGTTCGAGGCGCTGCCCCTCGGCGGAGTGTTGACGGTGTTGTTCCTCGTGCTCGTCACGACCTTCCTCGTCACGTCGGCCGACTCCTCGACGTTGGCGCTCGGGATGCTCACCACCGGCGGCGCCGAACGCCCCTCGACGATCAACCGCGTCATTTGGGGCTTCCTCATCGGCGCACTCGCGTCGCTGCTGATGGTCACCGGCGGCGTCGACGCGCTTCGGGCGGCTGCGATCATCACCGGCGGCCCGTTCTCGGTCATCGCCCTCCTCGCCGTCGCGTCGATGGGTCTCGCGTTCGGCACCGAACGCTCGCTGTTCCTCCGAGAGGAAGACGGCGTGGAGGTGCCCGGCACCGGCGACGTCGTCGGCGTGGACAGCGCTCCGGACGACGATTGA